A single region of the Epinephelus fuscoguttatus linkage group LG14, E.fuscoguttatus.final_Chr_v1 genome encodes:
- the LOC125901419 gene encoding S100P-binding protein-like isoform X7, protein MENTSLNLNTPLCPFFNQAQCRRLRESAPCEYQATGPGLDVCRFSVEDMDRKAHSTSNSVFNRLQPTRHLAPLSIYSRMISCEQKAAPHHQRRLSNPFINFKIEIVNNCAMKRKQEDSSPNDGYETPAKKVCSPKGLSPDLGCFMDFCSPPAGQDSMSSSVISIPKLLDETLEAMSEVKQSVSFQHEECASSTKPGVDKGTEPHSLKSEKVLLNLAPPFDCDVDDILCLNPLGQKNSSEGFSDNVESCKSPSSSTFPDNPVATLTMVHGQKLERGAGKVEDREEELKKETHQKVDDDKGYFSMSYSKDSKTEHLEGDVEEEWNIGPPILESSISQVTLGGEETTLDTSYETTLPLQVQVKSVVVVPNQLTSSSKTDAAPLPVQTAKPTKLSPDENRAAMSAKTVSASSQRPVLFDSEKDWDREKQLYVHAVNRHLKEHQRAGEDVMTELQNLMNHVADQTPGTGRRWQHPSDITRRNYVRRFGNQIPKVTLQEWQAKNCANKRFAKVPKIFERSHV, encoded by the exons ATGGAGAACACAAGTTTGAACTTGAACACCCCTTTGTGTCCGTTCTTTAATCAGGCGCAGTGCCGGAGGCTGAGAGAGAGTGCGCCGTGTGAGTATCAAGCAACAGGCCCAGGACTTGATGTTTGCCGATTTTCGGTGGAAG ACATGGATAGAAAAGCACATTCAACATCAAACTCAGTTTTCAATAGGCTCCAACCAACCCGACACCTGGCACCGCTGTCCATCTACTCAAGGATGATCAGTTGTGAACAAAAGGCCGCTCCCCATCACCAGAGAAGGCTCTCAAACCCATTCATAAATTTTAAAATCGAAATAGTAAACAATTGTGCCATGAAGAGAAAACAAGAGGATTCCAGTCCAAATGATGGTTATGAGACTCCGGCAAAAAAGGTCTGTAGTCCAAAGGGTTTGTCCCCTGACCTCGGCTGTTTCATGGACTTCTGCAGCCCTCCTGCAGGACAGGACTCCATGTCCTCTTCTGTGATCTCTATACCTAAATTGTTAGACGAGACACTAGAAGCTATGAGTGAAGTAAAACAAAGTGTGAGCTTTCAGCATGAGGAATGTGCGTCCTCAACAAAGCCAGGGGTTGATAAGGGGACTGAGCCACACAGTTTGAAGTCTGAGAAGGTTCTCTTAAACCTCGCACCTCCCTTTGACTGTGATGTTGATGACATCTTGTGTCTCAATCCCTTGGGCCAAAAAAATAGTAGTGAAGGATTTTCTGACAATGTAGAGAGctgcaaaagtccaagtagcaGCACATTTCCAGACAACCCAGTTGCAACTCTCACCATGGTGCATGGACAGAAGCTGGAACGAGGAGCTGGAAAAGTGGAGGACAGAGAAGAGGAGCTCAAAAAAGAAACGCATCAGAAAGTAGATGATGACAAAGGCTATTTCTCCATGTCCTACTCAAAGGACAGTAAAACAG AGCATTTAGAAGGAGATGTTGAAGAGGAGTGGAATATTGGTCCCCCCATATTGGAGTCCTCCATCAGCCAAGTCACATTAGGTGGAGAGGAAACCACTTTGGACACCAGTTATGAGACAACATTACCCCTCCAAGTTCAG GTGAAATCGGTGGTGGTGGTTCCCAATCAGCTCACCTCCAGCAGTAAAACAGATGCTGCACCTCTGCCAGTCCAGACTGCTAAGCCCACCAAGTTAAGCCCAGATGAGAACAGAGCTGCCATGTCTGCCAAAACTGTCAGTGCCAGCAGTCAGAG GCCAGTGTTATTTGACAGTGAGAAGGACTGGGACCGTGAGAAACAGCTGTATGTTCATGCAGTCAACAGACATTTGAAGGAGCATCAGCGAGCAGGAGAAG ATGTCATGACTGAGCTGCAGAATCTGATGAACCATGTGGCAGACCAGACACCAGGCACTGGCAGACGGTGGCAGCATCCTTCTGATATTACTCGCAG GAACTATGTAAGACGCTTTGGGAACCAAATTCCAAAGGTGACCCTCCAGGAATGGCAGGCCAAGAACTGTGCGAACAAACGATTTGCCAAGGTCCCCAAGATATTTGAAAGGAGCCATGTCTAA
- the LOC125901419 gene encoding S100P-binding protein-like isoform X5, protein MENTSLNLNTPLCPFFNQAQCRRLRESAPCEYQATGPGLDVCRFSVEDMDRKAHSTSNSVFNRLQPTRHLAPLSIYSRMISCEQKAAPHHQRRLSNPFINFKIEIVNNCAMKRKQEDSSPNDGYETPAKKVCSPKGLSPDLGCFMDFCSPPAGQDSMSSSVISIPKLLDETLEAMSEVKQSVSFQHEECASSTKPGVDKGTEPHSLKSEKVLLNLAPPFDCDVDDILCLNPLGQKNSSEGFSDNVESCKSPSSSTFPDNPVATLTMVHGQKLERGAGKVEDREEELKKETHQKVDDDKGYFSMSYSKDSKTEHLEGDVEEEWNIGPPILESSISQVTLGGEETTLDTSYETTLPLQVQVKSVVVVPNQLTSSSKTDAPPLPVQTAKPTKLSPDENRAATSAKTVSASSQRPVLFDSEKDWDREKQLYVHAVNRHLKEHQRAGEDVMTELQNLMNHVADQTPGTGRRWQHPSDITRRNYVRRFGNQIPKVTLQEWQAKNCANKRFAKVPKIFERSHV, encoded by the exons ATGGAGAACACAAGTTTGAACTTGAACACCCCTTTGTGTCCGTTCTTTAATCAGGCGCAGTGCCGGAGGCTGAGAGAGAGTGCGCCGTGTGAGTATCAAGCAACAGGCCCAGGACTTGATGTTTGCCGATTTTCGGTGGAAG ACATGGATAGAAAAGCACATTCAACATCAAACTCAGTTTTCAATAGGCTCCAACCAACCCGACACCTGGCACCGCTGTCCATCTACTCAAGGATGATCAGTTGTGAACAAAAGGCCGCTCCCCATCACCAGAGAAGGCTCTCAAACCCATTCATAAATTTTAAAATCGAAATAGTAAACAATTGTGCCATGAAGAGAAAACAAGAGGATTCCAGTCCAAATGATGGTTATGAGACTCCGGCAAAAAAGGTCTGTAGTCCAAAGGGTTTGTCCCCTGACCTCGGCTGTTTCATGGACTTCTGCAGCCCTCCTGCAGGACAGGACTCCATGTCCTCTTCTGTGATCTCTATACCTAAATTGTTAGACGAGACACTAGAAGCTATGAGTGAAGTAAAACAAAGTGTGAGCTTTCAGCATGAGGAATGTGCGTCCTCAACAAAGCCAGGGGTTGATAAGGGGACTGAGCCACACAGTTTGAAGTCTGAGAAGGTTCTCTTAAACCTCGCACCTCCCTTTGACTGTGATGTTGATGACATCTTGTGTCTCAATCCCTTGGGCCAAAAAAATAGTAGTGAAGGATTTTCTGACAATGTAGAGAGctgcaaaagtccaagtagcaGCACATTTCCAGACAACCCAGTTGCAACTCTCACCATGGTGCATGGACAGAAGCTGGAACGAGGAGCTGGAAAAGTGGAGGACAGAGAAGAGGAGCTCAAAAAAGAAACGCATCAGAAAGTAGATGATGACAAAGGCTATTTCTCCATGTCCTACTCAAAGGACAGTAAAACAG AGCATTTAGAAGGAGATGTTGAAGAGGAGTGGAATATTGGTCCCCCCATATTGGAGTCCTCCATCAGCCAAGTCACATTAGGTGGAGAGGAAACCACTTTGGACACCAGTTATGAGACAACATTACCCCTCCAAGTTCAG GTGAAATCGGTGGTGGTGGTTCCCAATCAGCTCACATCCAGCAGTAAAACAGATGCACCTCCTCTGCCAGTCCAGACTGCTAAGCCCACCAAGTTAAGCCCAGATGAGAACAGAGCTGCCACGTCTGCCAAAACTGTCAGTGCCAGCAGTCAGAG GCCAGTGTTATTTGACAGTGAGAAGGACTGGGACCGTGAGAAACAGCTGTATGTTCATGCAGTCAACAGACATTTGAAGGAGCATCAGCGAGCAGGAGAAG ATGTCATGACTGAGCTGCAGAATCTGATGAACCATGTGGCAGACCAGACACCAGGCACTGGCAGACGGTGGCAGCATCCTTCTGATATTACTCGCAG GAACTATGTAAGACGCTTTGGGAACCAAATTCCAAAGGTGACCCTCCAGGAATGGCAGGCCAAGAACTGTGCGAACAAACGATTTGCCAAGGTCCCCAAGATATTTGAAAGGAGCCATGTCTAA
- the LOC125901419 gene encoding S100P-binding protein-like isoform X8, translating into MENTSLNLNTPLCPFFNQAQCRRLRESAPCEYQATGPGLDVCRFSVEDMDRKAHSTSNSVFNRLQPTRHLAPLSIYSRMISCEQKAAPHHQRRLSNPFINFKIEIVNNCAMKRKQEDSSPNDGYETPAKKVCSPKGLSPDLGCFMDFCSPPAGQDSMSSSVISIPKLLDETLEAMSEVKQSVSFQHEECASSTKPGVDKGTEPHSLKSEKVLLNLAPPFDCDVDDILCLNPLGQKNSSEGFSDNVESCKSPSSSTFPDNPVATLTMVHGQKLERGAGKVEDREEELKKETHQKVDDDKGYFSMSYSKDSKTEHLEGDVEEEWNIGPPILESSISQVTLGGEETTLDTSYETTLPLQVQVKSVVVVPNQLTSSSKTDAAPLPVQTAKPTKLSPDENRAAMSAKTVSASSQRPVLFDSEKDWDREKQLYVHAVNRHLKEHQRAGEDVMTELQNLMNHVADQTPGTGRRWQHPSDITRRNYVRRFGNQIPKVTLQEWQAKNCANKRFAKVPKIFERSHV; encoded by the exons ATGGAGAACACAAGTTTGAACTTGAACACCCCTTTGTGTCCGTTCTTTAATCAGGCGCAGTGCCGGAGGCTGAGAGAGAGTGCGCCGTGTGAGTATCAAGCAACAGGCCCAGGACTTGATGTTTGCCGATTTTCGGTGGAAG ACATGGATAGAAAAGCACATTCAACATCAAACTCAGTTTTCAATAGGCTCCAACCAACCCGACACCTGGCACCGCTGTCCATCTACTCAAGGATGATCAGTTGTGAACAAAAGGCCGCTCCCCATCACCAGAGAAGGCTCTCAAACCCATTCATAAATTTTAAAATCGAAATAGTAAACAATTGTGCCATGAAGAGAAAACAAGAGGATTCCAGTCCAAATGATGGTTATGAGACTCCGGCAAAAAAGGTCTGTAGTCCAAAGGGTTTGTCCCCTGACCTCGGCTGTTTCATGGACTTCTGCAGCCCTCCTGCAGGACAGGACTCCATGTCCTCTTCTGTGATCTCTATACCTAAATTGTTAGACGAGACACTAGAAGCTATGAGTGAAGTAAAACAAAGTGTGAGCTTTCAGCATGAGGAATGTGCGTCCTCAACAAAGCCAGGGGTTGATAAGGGGACTGAGCCACACAGTTTGAAGTCTGAGAAGGTTCTCTTAAACCTCGCACCTCCCTTTGACTGTGATGTTGATGACATCTTGTGTCTCAATCCCTTGGGCCAAAAAAATAGTAGTGAAGGATTTTCTGACAATGTAGAGAGctgcaaaagtccaagtagcaGCACATTTCCAGACAACCCAGTTGCAACTCTCACCATGGTGCATGGACAGAAGCTGGAACGAGGAGCTGGAAAAGTGGAGGACAGAGAAGAGGAGCTCAAAAAAGAAACGCATCAGAAAGTAGATGATGACAAAGGCTATTTCTCCATGTCCTACTCAAAGGACAGTAAAACAG AGCATTTAGAAGGAGATGTTGAAGAGGAGTGGAATATTGGTCCCCCCATATTGGAGTCCTCCATCAGCCAAGTCACATTAGGTGGAGAGGAAACCACTTTGGACACCAGTTATGAGACAACATTACCCCTCCAAGTTCAG GTGAAATCGGTGGTGGTGGTTCCCAATCAGCTCACCTCCAGCAGTAAAACAGATGCTGCACCTCTGCCAGTCCAGACTGCTAAGCCCACCAAGTTAAGCCCAGATGAGAACAGAGCTGCCATGTCTGCCAAAACTGTCAGTGCCAGCAGTCAGAG GCCAGTGTTATTTGACAGTGAGAAGGACTGGGACCGTGAGAAACAGCTGTATGTTCATGCAGTCAACAGACATTTGAAGGAGCATCAGCGAGCAGGAGAAG ATGTCATGACTGAGCTGCAGAATCTGATGAACCATGTGGCAGACCAGACACCAGGCACTGGCAGACGGTGGCAGCATCCTTCTGATATTACTCGCAG